One Pyrenophora tritici-repentis strain M4 chromosome 5, whole genome shotgun sequence DNA window includes the following coding sequences:
- a CDS encoding CypX, Cytochrome P450, whose product MEEPHFRYVVEAIEKSNVRLGVLMQAPELALSRGFDRQLFFKAKEGGAKFVKFLRELLQQRLKKGPAGPVKDIFSFLQQCKHPDSSTGLSPIEISTETATFIVAGTDTTSTAMASLSHYLSWSPRCYSRAREEVRTIFDSEGDIVFGPKLNSCVFLRACLDEALRITPPAGGPLWREVEIGGTQINGDYIPAGCEVGSGIYAMHRSPQNWSDPDTYIPERWLPNKGAAKSENQEHKNLRQPYFPFNIGPRSCVGKPLAIAQIMLTFAHLLWKFDFRIADAEELCSTIDDIVPPEYMLQDYISGQKHGPILQFCSRS is encoded by the exons ATGGAAGAACCACATTTTCGCTATGTAGTGGAAGCAATCGAAAAGTCAAACGTACGGCTGGGTGTACTTATGCAGGCCCCGGAGCTGGCTCTTAGCAGAGGGTTTGATCGACAACTATTCTTCAAAGCTAAAGAAGGTGGAGCTAAATTTGTTAAGTTCCTGCGCGAGCTTTTGCAGCAACGCCTTAAAAAAGGCCCGGCAGGCCCTGTCAAGGACATTTTTAGCTTTCTACAGCAGTGCAAGCATCCTGACTCTAGTACTGGGTTAAGCCCGATAGAAATCAGCACCGAGACAGCGACATTTATAGTAGCCG GAACTGATACAACGTCTACAGCGATGGCATCTCTATCTCACTATTTAAGCTGGTCACCACGATGCTATTCACGTGCGAGAGAGGAGGTACGGACAATATTCGATTCCGAGGGCGACATAGTCTTTGGTCCCAAACTCAATTCGTGTGTATTTCTTCGGGCATGTCTCGACGAAGCGCTGCGCATCACGCCTCCTGCTGGAGGGCCTCTCTGGCGAGAAGTGGAAATAGGTGGGACCCAGATCAACGGAGACTATATACCAGCTGGTTGCGAGGTTGGTTCTGGCATCTATGCTATGCACCGCAGCCCCCAAAATTGGTCCGATCCGGATACTTACATACCCGAGCGATGGCTTCCGAACAAAGGTGCAGCAAAGTCCGAGAATCAAGAGCACAAAAATCTCCGCCAACCATATTTTCCTTTCAACATTGGGCCACGTAGTTGCGTTGGAAAACCTCTTGCAATCGCACAGATCATGTTAACATTTGCTCATCTCCTCTGGAAATTCGACTTTCGCATAGCTGATGCCGAAGAGCTGTGTTCTACTATTGATGATATAGTACCGCCTGAGTACATGCTCCAGGATTATATATCAGGCCAGAAACACGGCCCTATCTTACAATTCTGTTCTCGTTCCTAG
- a CDS encoding IlvE, Branched-chain amino acid aminotransferase-4-amino-4-deoxychorismate lyase, with protein sequence MSGFPPPPVATIDWNKADNNRQVYEVNGHIESTYSKTTGEWTPLKFVSDPYMRVHGMSPALNYGQQALEGFKAFRTPGDPGRIVLFRPNLNAIRFQHSSIVLSMPPVPVEMFLRACRAAVALNANYVPPYESGGALYVRPQLYGTSAHLGLSAPSEYTFCVFVVPTTCAHLGTQPVKALILDDFDRAAPKGTGHAKVGGNYAPVIRWSDKARAEGFGITLHLDSVHHKEVDEFSSCAFIGVHSQGDSNITLVVPDSRCTIDSVTSDSVQHIAQQLGWKVEKRPVDYKELPSFSEVLGVGTSVVLIPIKSITRRSITQGMPSTPRLQVEAESEIITYLSEEQNKGGLVFSTLLNQLSAIQRGKAYDEFGWLFTVHEEDRNI encoded by the exons ATGTCGGGTTTTCCGCCTCCTCCAGTAGCTACTATTGATTGGAACAAAGCCGACAATAACCGTCAAGTATATGAAG TAAATGGTCACATTGAATCCACGTACTCGAAAACCACTGGGGAATGGACACCTCTTAAGTTCGTTTCAGATCCTTATATGCGCGTCCACGGCATGTCGCCAGCTCTGAACTACGGCCAACAGGCTTTAGAAGGGTTCAAAGCCTTCCGTACGCCTGGCGATCCCGGTAGAATTGTCCTGTTCCGTCCCAACCTCAACGCCATCCGCTTTCAGCATTCAAGCATCGTCCTTTCGATGCCGCCTGTCCCCGTTGAGATGTTTCTCCGAGCTTGCAGGGCTGCTGTAGCTCTGAACGCTAACTACGTTCCACCGTATGAGTCCGGGGGAGCGCTTTATGTTCGACCGCAGCTGTATGGGACAAGCGCTCACCTTGGACTCAGTGCACCAAGTGAGTATACATTCTGTGTCTTTGTAGTTCCGACAACATGTGCCCACCTTGGAACACAGCCAGTTAAGGCACTTATCTTAGACGATTTTGACCGCGCAGCACCAAAGGGTACAGGTCACGCAAAGGTGGGTGGAAATTATGCACCCGTAATTCGTTGGAGCGACAAGGCACGCGCAGAAGGATTTGGTATCACACTACACTTAGACAGTGTGCATCACAAAGAGGTCGATGAGTTTAGCTCTTGCGCATTCATTGGCGTGCACTCCCAGGGCGATTCAAACATAACATTAGTGGTACCTGACTCTCGTTGCACAATCGATAGCGTCACGAGCGACAGTGTTCAGCATATCGCTCAACAATTGGGATGGAAGGTGGAAAAGCGCCCTGTCGATTACAAAGAGTTGCCCTCTTTTAGCGAAGTCCTTGGAGTGGGGACTTCAGTGGTCCTAATACCGATCAAATCCATCACTCGACGATCTATTACACAAGGAATGCCTAGCACTCCACGCCTCCAAGTTGAGGCTGAGTCTGAGATTATTACATATCTATCCGAAGAACAAAACAAGGGTGGTTTAGTGTTTTCCACGTTGTTGAATCAACTGAGCGCCATCCAACGGGGCAAGGCCTACGACGAGTTTGGATGGCTTTTTACTGTGCACGAAGAAGACCGAAATATCTAA
- a CDS encoding HTH-Tnp-Tc3-2 multi-domain protein, with the protein MAPRYTDISTRAAILTLKSRFVGRSTSQISEILGISPRTIDSIYSRACQRGFEPNGPTLKILPEYLEDAPRSGRPRKQEAIHEATVEKSLRSRRLFYHSVESSQGSRIQEDQADEEAWVDEEDETR; encoded by the exons ATGGCTCCTCGTTATACAGATATCTCTACACGTGCCGCTATTCTCACTTTAAAGTCCCGCTTTGTGGGTAGATCAACGAGTCAGATTAGTGAGATCCTAGGCATCTCTCCACGCACTATCGACTCTATCTATAGCCGTGCCTGCCAGCGAGGCTTTGAGCCAAATGGACCAACCTTGAAGATTCTTCCTGAATATCTTGAGGATGCTCCTCGCTCAGGCCGCCCACGCAAGCAAGAGGCTATCCATGAAGCTACTGTTGAGAAA TCTCTACGGTCACGACGTCTCTTCTACCACAGTGTGGAGAGTTCTCAAGGCAGCAGGATACAAGAAGACCAAGCCGACGAGGAAGCCTGGGttgacgaggaagatgagaCAAGATAG
- a CDS encoding methyltransferase MppJ, with translation MVDSNRDVAYIFNSAIAAASIGAAWEIGLLDQLRNGNKTDVKEFAAQHDLHYDSIHGLVTALAVVHVVEYDNHTATAGKLFDEVYRSKSIFHWLTLGSGGLLSRMQYVVRNENRTGKFYQRDSVAISYASKDISREHFDPAFWLAMDGIDYKIHSVVDLGSGSGERLMEILERYPGTVGLGVDIAKPSTEVARSDAIKRGFGDRLSFVVGDVRALSYRDEFAQVDLLTCFMMGHDFWPRENCIATLQKLRTAFPKVRRFLLGDGTRILLNTDKTHCKYSTNVDNVPIFTLGFEFGHAMMGVYIPTLEEWEGVFEEGGWRCVKKHLIRSFTLSVIFELERL, from the coding sequence ATGGTCGATTCAAATCGCGACGTCGCCTATATATTTAACTCGGCCATCGCTGCCGCATCAATCGGCGCTGCCTGGGAAATTGGGCTGCTTGATCAACTCCGGAACGGAAATAAGACGGATGTCAAAGAATTTGCAGCGCAACATGACCTACATTATGACTCTATCCACGGCTTAGTCACCGCGCTGGCTGTCGTACATGTGGTCGAGTACGACAACCACACAGCCACGGCTGGCAAGCTATTTGATGAGGTCTACCGATCGAAATCCATTTTCCATTGGCTCACTCTTGGGTCAGGTGGACTCCTCTCGCGTATGCAGTACGTGGTACGGAACGAAAATCGCACAGGAAAATTCTACCAACGAGACTCGGTTGCGATCTCGTACGCTTCCAAAGACATCAGCCGCGAACATTTCGACCCAGCATTTTGGCTAGCTATGGATGGAATCGATTATAAAATCCATTCGGTCGTTGATCTAGGAAGTGGAAGCGGCGAGCGGTTAATGGAGATCCTTGAAAGATATCCTGGGACTGTTGGTCTCGGCGTAGATATCGCTAAACCGTCCACAGAGGTCGCTAGGTCCGACGCGATTAAGCGTGGCTTTGGAGATCGGTTGTCTTTTGTTGTGGGTGACGTGCGCGCATTGAGCTACCGCGACGAGTTTGCTCAGGTCGATCTTCTAACATGCTTTATGATGGGCCACGATTTCTGGCCTCGAGAGAACTGTATTGCTACACTCCAAAAGTTGCGTACTGCCTTTCCTAAGGTCCGCCGCTTTCTCCTCGGTGACGGTACTCGGATCCTACTGAACACCGATAAAACTCACTGCAAGTACTCAACCAACGTCGACAATGTGCCTATCTTTACTTTGGGCTTTGAATTTGGTCACGCTATGATGGGAGTCTATATTCCGACACTTGAAGAATGGGAAGGTGTCTTTGAGGAGGGTGGATGGCGTTGTGTAAAAAAGCATCTTATTAGGTCTTTCACGTTATCCGTAATTTTTGAACTAGAGAGGCTATAA